From a single Stomoxys calcitrans chromosome 4, idStoCalc2.1, whole genome shotgun sequence genomic region:
- the LOC106087457 gene encoding DNA/RNA-binding protein KIN17, translating into MGRAEVGTPKYLANKMKAKGLQKLRWYCQMCEKQCRDENGFKCHTTSESHQRQLLLFADSPGKFLHSFSKEFSDGYMELLRRRFGTKRTNANKIYQEYIADKNHIHMNATRWLTLSDYVKWLGRTGQVIADETEKGWFVTYIDRSPEAMERQAKADRKEKMEKDDEERMMEFIEKQIEKTKSKDGLHNDKEKYTELKRDEEQPLKLDIRLEKKFQPETILGTSALAKKRLKQEKRSDDDSGSEYEEDDEGFKKPKSIKLETQSRSKASTSSTSALDDIIKMEEQKKERANRKDYWLHEGIVVKFVSKSLGEKFYKQKAVVQEVIDKYRAKVKFLDTGEKVKVDQAHLETVIPAIDKHILVVNGAYRGSEAILKKLDEKNYCVTIEIARGPLKGRIVEKVQYEDISKLY; encoded by the exons ATGGGTCGCGCTGAAGTtggtactcccaaatacctggcCAATAAAATGAAGGCCAAGGGTTTGCAGAAACTACGTTGGTATTGTCAAATGTGTGAAAAACAATGCCGAGACGAGAATGGTTTCAAATGCCATACAACCAGCGAAAGTCATCAACGCCAGCTTTTGCTATTTGCCGATTCGCCTGGAAAATTTCTGCATAGTTTTTCCAAGGAATTCTCGGATGGCTATATGGAATTGCTGCGAAGACGCTTTGGCACCAAAAGAACAAATGCCAATAAAATTTATCAGGAATATATTGCCGATAAGAACCACATTCACATGAATGCCACTCGTTGGCTAACTTTATCCGACTATGTCAAGTGGTTGGGACGCACGGGCCAAGTGATTGCCGATGAAACGGAGAAAGGCTGGTTTGTCACCTACATAGATCGTAGCCCCGAGGCTATGGAACGGCAGGCCAAAGCTGATAGAaaggaaaaaatggaaaaagatgACGAAGAACGTATGATGGAGTTCATAGAGAAACAAATTGAAAAGACCAAGTCTAAAGATGGCTTACACAACGATAAGGAAAAATATACCGAACTTAAGAGGGATGAAGAGCAGCCTTTGAAACTAGACATACGTTTGGAGAAGAAATTTCAACCCGAGACCATACTGGGAACATCGGCTTTGGCGAAAAAACGCCTAAAACAAGAGAAAAGAAGCGATGACGATAGTGGTTCAGAGTATGAGGAAGATGATGAAGGTTTCAAAAAACCCAAAAGCATCAAGCTGGAGACTCAAAGTAGATCAAAGGCTAGTACCTCATCTACCTCTGCTTTGGATGATATTATCAAAATGGAAGAACAAAAGAAGGAGCGTGCCAACCGCAAAGACTATTGGCTGCACGAGGGAATTGTTGTGAAATTTGTTAGCAAATCGTTGGGTGAGAAATTTTACAAACAAAAGGCTGTGGTGCAGGAAGTCATAGACAAATATAGAGCGAAAGTAAAGTTTTTGGATACAGGAGAAAAAGTCAAAGTTGATCAG GCTCATTTGGAAACTGTTATACCCGCCATAGATAAACATATTTTGGTGGTCAATGGAGCTTATCGGGGAAGTGAAGCTATACTCAAGAAATTGGATGAGAAAAATTACTGTGTAACCATAGAAATTGCTAGAGGTCCTCTAAAAGGCCGAATTGTGGAAAAAGTACAATATGAAGATATTTcaaagttatattaa